In Hymenobacter volaticus, the genomic window TGGGACCCGCCCCAGCAATTGCTCTACCCTACGCTGCACGATTTGTTGGCGGCTTGGCAGAGCCAATACTTGCCCAAGTACACTGGCTTGCGGCTCATTGGCTTTCAATGGTCGCCGTTGTCTCATGAAATCAAGGACTTCCTGAGTGGCTACTTGGTAGGATTTCAATGGCTGGATTTCGAGACCAATGCGGAAGCCCAAGAGCTACTAACGGCCAAAGGCTTATCGTCTACGGATCTGCCGGTAGTGATTTTCGAGGATGGCACCACCATTTCGCAGCCTGCCAAAACCGACTTGGCGCAGCGCATGGGCCTTACCGTTACGGCCAAGCAGGAGTTGTATGACGTGGTAGTGATTGGGGCCGGCCCGTCGGGCTTGGCCGCCGCCGTATATGGAGCTTCGGAAGGCCTCAGAACGTTGATAATCGAGCGGCAAACCTTTGGTGGTCAAGCCGGTACTAGCTCCCGCATCGAAAATTACCTGGGTTTCCCAACGGGCCTAAGCGGTGCCGAGTTGGCTCACCGCGCCTGGGCCCAAGCCGTACGCCTCGGCGCCGAAATCCTGGCTCCTCAGGAAGTGGTGGACCTCTGCGTGCAAGATGGCTATAAAGTGCTGACCCTCACCGACGGCAGTAAGGTCCGCACCCGCGCCGTGGTACTAACCACGGGCGTCAGCTACCGCACCCTCGACGTGCCGGGCATGGACCGCCTCAGTGGCGCCGGGGTCTACTATGGTGCGGCCCGCACCGAGGCTCGCTCCTGCGACCAACAGGATGTATACATCGTGGGAGGTGGCAATTCGGCGGGGCAGGCGGCCATGTACTTGGCTACCTATGCGCGCCAAGTCTACATTGTTATTCGAGGTAAGTCATTGGCAGCCTCGATGTCGGCGTATCTGATTGAGCAGATTGGCAATACGCCTAACATCGAGATTTTGCCATTCACCGAAATAGCGGAAGTGTGCGGGGCAGACCATTTAGAGGAAGTGGTGCTGAAAACCAACGGCCAATTCGAGAAGCGGCCGGCGCGGGCCTTATTCGTTTTCATTGGCGCCAAGCCGAGCAC contains:
- a CDS encoding FAD-dependent oxidoreductase, which codes for MNKKPVILAVDDDAQVLNAVDRDLRSEFRRDYRVLRAGSGREALETMRELRAREEPLALILADQRMPGMEGVELLSEARTIYPDAKRVLLTAYADTEAAIRAINNARLDHYLMKPWDPPQQLLYPTLHDLLAAWQSQYLPKYTGLRLIGFQWSPLSHEIKDFLSGYLVGFQWLDFETNAEAQELLTAKGLSSTDLPVVIFEDGTTISQPAKTDLAQRMGLTVTAKQELYDVVVIGAGPSGLAAAVYGASEGLRTLIIERQTFGGQAGTSSRIENYLGFPTGLSGAELAHRAWAQAVRLGAEILAPQEVVDLCVQDGYKVLTLTDGSKVRTRAVVLTTGVSYRTLDVPGMDRLSGAGVYYGAARTEARSCDQQDVYIVGGGNSAGQAAMYLATYARQVYIVIRGKSLAASMSAYLIEQIGNTPNIEILPFTEIAEVCGADHLEEVVLKTNGQFEKRPARALFVFIGAKPSTEWVCSTVICDNKGFVLTGRDLVTDPRYPAIWKHTREPYLLETCVPGVFSAGDSRAGAMARVASAVGEGSMAIKFVHQYLDE